A genomic stretch from Spongiibacter nanhainus includes:
- a CDS encoding DUF2333 family protein, giving the protein MKLTGLSPRLWFRNTGEFVRDRLGDGLVLRIAGVALVAYVILSMVLGIYWSFAPDHPPQQYDSADAKSSVVGSATTSALIDVSSLMLDKPGGFISNDIFPPGVFMDNMPAWEYGVLTQVRDLTRAMRESFSRSQSQSQEDPDLSKAEPRFNFSNNSWAIPASESEYRQAIRYLKAYRSRLSDVDQPQAQFYARADNLRYWLAVVENRMGSLSQRLSASVGRPRLNTDLANDPNARQSTPTASEQEVKTSWWKIDDVFFEARGSAWALIHFLRAVEHDFADVLDNKNALVSLRQIIRELEGTQQAIYSPMILNGGGFGFLANHSLVMASYISRANAAIIDLRDLLSQG; this is encoded by the coding sequence ATGAAACTCACCGGTTTATCCCCGCGGCTCTGGTTTCGCAACACAGGCGAGTTTGTCCGCGATCGCCTGGGCGATGGCTTGGTATTGAGGATCGCCGGGGTAGCCCTTGTGGCGTATGTCATCTTGTCGATGGTGCTGGGGATTTACTGGAGTTTTGCACCGGACCACCCGCCCCAGCAGTACGACAGTGCCGACGCTAAAAGCTCGGTGGTAGGCTCGGCCACCACCTCGGCACTGATTGATGTCAGTAGCTTGATGCTGGACAAGCCAGGCGGCTTTATCAGCAACGACATTTTCCCCCCGGGTGTGTTTATGGACAACATGCCGGCCTGGGAATACGGCGTGCTGACTCAGGTGCGGGATTTGACTCGGGCCATGCGGGAGAGCTTCAGTCGCTCTCAGTCACAGTCTCAGGAAGATCCCGATCTCTCCAAAGCGGAGCCGCGCTTTAACTTTTCCAACAATAGTTGGGCGATTCCCGCCAGTGAGTCTGAATACCGTCAGGCTATCCGCTACCTGAAGGCCTACCGCAGCCGCCTCAGCGATGTCGATCAGCCCCAGGCGCAGTTTTACGCTCGGGCCGATAACCTTCGCTATTGGCTGGCGGTGGTGGAAAACCGCATGGGCAGTTTGTCCCAGCGCCTCAGTGCCAGTGTCGGTCGGCCGCGCCTCAATACCGACTTAGCCAACGATCCCAATGCCCGGCAGTCCACACCCACTGCCTCAGAGCAAGAGGTAAAAACCTCCTGGTGGAAGATCGACGATGTCTTTTTTGAGGCTCGTGGCAGTGCCTGGGCGCTTATTCACTTTTTGCGGGCGGTGGAGCACGATTTTGCCGATGTCCTTGACAACAAAAACGCATTGGTCAGTTTGCGACAAATAATTCGCGAATTGGAGGGAACCCAACAGGCAATTTATAGCCCAATGATACTTAATGGTGGTGGTTTTGGCTTTTTGGCCAACCACTCGTTAGTCATGGCGTCTTACATCAGCCGGGCAAACGCCGCCATTATTGATTTGCGGGATCTGCTTTCACAGGGTTAG